CCTGAACTGGCCGCTTGGCTGATAAGTCGACCCTCCGCTCCAGTCTTCGAATGACCTATGTCGAACGCGAAGATCGGAGCGGAACAACTCGACGCCCAACGCTGACCGCAAGCGCGTACGCCGGCAGTGCAGATGCTGCCGGCGACGCGCTTTCTATCATCTTCCCCCTGCAATGACCGCTCCATCCGCCATTCGCGACTACCTCCAATTCCGACACGCGCGTTGGGAAATTTCGGAAAAGTGGTTGGCGTGCTCAATTTAGCCCGGACGGGTGATCGATCGGGATGCCTGACGATTTAGACTCGTTTTGTTGTGTCCTTCACAACAAACGGGTTTCACAGCCCGTCAAGCACAGTACCCCGCGAGCTTGCCGATGCGAGCGAGCGGCTGCCTTCGCGCGTCTCTATGGGCGGGCCTTGGCGGGGGAGCCTCGCGGCTCGCCGGTTTGTGGTACTGCGCACCGGTCTGTGAACCTCGTCAATGCGCCCGCTCACCATCTTTGCAAGCTAGTGTCGGGCGATCCGAGTCAGGAAACTGGAGATCGCAGATGAGTAAAACCCCGAAGAAAACTCGAACGGCGTCGCGTGCTGCTGTGGATGGTGATCAATATGAGCGGCTTGCGTTGTCGGCGTTCCGGATGATTGAGCGGCAGATGACGCAACTGGACAATTTGCTGACGTTGGCGACATCGATCTACCAGAACCCGGCGACGACGATGGATGAGCGGGCGCGTCAACGTACGTTGCTGGGTTTATGGATCGAGACGGGGGAGGCGTACCGGCGGGAGGTGGAGATTGACCGCGAGTTGTATGGGATTGTGGCGTTGGACGCACGTGGCGTTCCGCAATCGCAACTGAGTGCACGCTACGCGACGAAGTTGCTGGCGAAGGCGGCGGAGACGTCGATGGCAGGCGAAGAGGGCGCGCTGCCGAATTCGATGGCGGCGTGTGCAAGCGACGCAAAAACGCTAACGCGCCGAACGGCGGTAGCACATTGAAGCGGCTATGAGCCGCCACGAAAAAACGGCGCGACCCACGAGACTAAGGCGAGCGGAGCACGTCCATAGCGCGGCTGCTTGACGACGTTTAAGCACGACGATTGAGGCACCGCATTTGTACGTGCTGCGTCGTAACGTGTTGAAACTTCCGAGTGATGTGACGAGTGGGAAGGGCAATCCAGCGACAAAGCCACGGTCGAGAAGCGCCCCGGTGACCGATTCGAGAACGACCGCACCGGCGCGCGCAGCGCTGCCGAAAGAATGACTGCTGTGTCACGAACGCGGAGTGCGCGAGAACACGGATTCCAGATGGGCCACTACCGTGGCTGTGCGGGGGACCCGCTTAAGAATTAGCGGTTTGAGCGGCTTTCTCTTGCTTACTTCTCTTTGCCGCGGCAAAGAGAAGTAAGTGCCTGCCCCGCACAGGGGCGAGCCTAATCGACCACTAACAATACAAGAAAAGGCCAACACACCAAGCGAACCACCAAAAGCGCCGCACAGGCAAAAAAACCAAAACAAACCTCAAACCGCCGCCGTCCCTGCCCTCCGGGCCTTCCTGTCCTCCCACCTCACCCGAATCCGATCCATATAAAGATAAACAACCGGCGTCGTATAGAGCGTAAGCATCTGACTAACAATAAGCCCACCGACAATAGCAATACCCAAAGGCGCCCGCAGCTCAGCCCCTTCGCCATTCCCAAAAGCCAACGGCAGCGCCCCAAGCAGTGCGGCGAACGTCGTCATCATAATGGGCCGAAACCGCAGCAAACACGCCTGATAAATAGCATCCCGCGAAGAAAGCCCTTGCCGCGAAGCCTCAATAGCGAAATCGACCATCATGATCGCGTTCTTCTTGACGATACCGATCAGCAAGATCACACCGATAAGCGCAATGATGCTGAACTCCGTCTTGAACAACAGCAGCGCCAGCAACGCCCCCACCCCAGCCGAAGGCAAGGTAGAAAGAATCGTGAGCGGATGAATATAGCTCTCATACAGCATCCCAAGCACGATATACACGGCAGCCAGCGCAGCGAGAATCAGAATGGGTTGATCGGACATCGACTGCTGGAATGCCTGAGCCGTGCCCTGGAAACTGCCATGAATGGTGCCAGGCATGCCGATCTGCGCCATCGTGTCGTAAATCGCCTGCGTCGCCGTCGACAACGAAACCCCCGGCGGCAAGTTAAACGAAATAGTCGACGCGACAAACTGACTCTGGTGGTTCACCGACAACGGCGTATTCCCCGGACCAAAGCTCGCGATAGCCGACAACGGCACCATCGTTTCCTTGGACGTCGACACCGCCGCACCGGAAGACGCACTCGACTTCCCGCTCGCGGCAATCGAATTGATCGCCTGATTCCGCGCGGAGTCGGCCGCGATACTGGCCACGCTCGACGCCGTCGTCCCACCCGCACCGCCGGTAGCAGCGCTCGTACTGGTGGTCGACGAAACGGCCGCCGCCGCAGTCACGGTCCCCGCCGGCGCGTTCGTCGTCTGCGCGCCGCTAGCGCTCCCGCCCGACGTACTCACGTAAATCTGCTTCAGCATGTCCGGGCTCTGCCAGTACTTCGGCGCGACTTCCATCACCACGTGATACTGATTCAGCGGGTTGTAGATCGTCGACACCTGCCGCTGCCCGAACGCGTCGTACAGCGTGTTGTCGATCTGCGCCGGCTTGATCCCCAGGCGCGATGCGGTCGCGCGATCGATCGTCACCATCGCCTCGAGGCCGCCTTGCTGCTGGTCCGAATTGACGTCGGCGAGTTCGGGGCGCGCCTGCAACGCCTCGGTCAGCAACGGCCCCCACTTGTACAGATCGGGCGTCGAATCGGCCAGCAAGGTGAACTGATACTGCGCGTTCGACTGCCGTCCGCCGACGCGAATATCCTGCACCGCCTGCAAGAACGTCCGCGCGCCGGCCACGTCGCCGAGCGGCGCGCGCAGTTGCTGAATCACCTGATCGGCGGACAGCTTGCGCTCGCTCTTCGGCTTCAGCGTGACGAACATGAAGCCGGAGTTGGTCTGCCGGCCGCCGGTAAAGCCGGCCACGCTATCCACCGCCGGATTCTTGCCGACAATCTCCATCATCTGCGCGAATTTGCCCTTCATCGCCTGGAACGACGTGCTCTGGTCGGCCTGAATCCCGCCGATCATGCGCCCGGTGTCCTGCTGCGGAAAGAAGCCCTTCGGCACGATGATGTAGAGCCACACGTTCAGGCCGATCGTCAGCAGCAGAATCGTCACGATCAGCCGTGGATGCAGCAAGGCCCAGCCGAGCGTGCGTTCATAACCGTGCTGCATCCGCGCGAAGTTGCGTTCGAGCCAGCGGCCAACACGGCCTTCTTCCTTCTTCTCATGCGCTTCGCGCAGCAAACGCGAACACATCATCGGCGTGAGGGTGAGGGAGACGATCAGCGAGACGCCGATCGCCAGCGACAGCGTCAGCGCGAATTCGCGGAACAGCCGGCCGACGATCCCGCCCATCAGCAGAATCGGCAGGAACACGGCGACCAGCGAAATACTGATGGACAGCACCGTGAAGCCGACTTCGCGTGCACCGAGAAACGCGGCCTTCATGCGCGGCACGCCGTTCTCGATGTGCCGCGAAATGTTCTCCAGCACGACGATCGCGTCGTCGACCACGAAGCCGGTCGCGATGGTCAGCGCCATCAAGGACAGGTTGTCGATCGAAAAGCCCAATAAATACATCGCGCCGAAGGTGCCGATGATCGAAATCGGCACGGCAATGCTCGGAATCAGCGTGGCGCGCCAGTTGCGCAGGAACAGGAACACCACCATCGTGACCAGCGCGACCGCGATCAGCAGCGTGTGTTCGGTGTCCTTCAGCGATGCGCGGATCGTCGTCGAGCGGTCGCCGGCCGGCGCGATGTCGACGTCGGCGGGCAGCGACGCGTGCAATTGCGGCAGCATCGCCATCACGCGGTCGATCGTATCGATGATGTTCGCGCCCGGCTGACGGTACAGAATCACCAGCACCGAACGCTTGCCGTTGAAGAGCCCCAGGTTGCGCAGGTCTTCGACCGAATCGACCACCTCGGCGACATCGGACAGCTTCACCGCCGAGCCGTTGCGATACGCGATGATCAGATCCTTGTACTGCGACGCCTTGCTGGCCTGGTCGTTGGTATAGATCTGCACGCGGTTCGCGCCGAACTCGATCGACCCCTTCGGGCTGTTCGCGTTGGCGGCGGCGAGCGCCGCGCGCACGTCTTCGAGACCGATGCCGTAGTGCGACAGCATATTCGGCTCGAGTTCGACGCGCACGGCCGGATTGGCCGAGCCGCTCACGTCCACTTCGCCGACGCCGTCCACCTGCGAGAGCGACTGTTGCAGCACCGTCGCGGCGGAGTCGTACAACTGGCCGGCGGTCAGCGTCTTCGAGGTGAGCGCGAGAATCAGGATCGGCGCATCGGCCGGATTGACCTTGTGATACGTCGGGTTGCTGCGCAGGCTCGCCGGCAGGTCGGCGCGGGCGGCGTTGATCGCCGCCTGCACGTCACGCGCGGCGCCGTCGATGTCGCGGTTCAGGCCGAACTGCAGCGTGATGCGGGTCGAGCCCACCGAGCTCATCGACGTCATTTCCGTCACATCGGCGATCGAGCCGAGGTGCCGTTCGAGCGGACTGGCCACGCTGGTGGCCACCGTGTCCGGGCTCGCGCCCGGCAAGGAAGCCTGCACCGAGATGGTCGGGAAATCGACCTGCGGCAGCGGCGCGACCGGCAGCCTGGTGAACGCGAACACGCCGGCCAGCGCAATGCCGATCGCCAGCAGCGTGGTGGCGACCGGGCGGGAGATAAACGGACGCGATAGATTCATCGGTCAGTTCCCTGCGTCGGTGGCGGGCGGTGTCGCGTCGTGGGACGGTCCGCCGCGATTGAAGCGCGCACGCGCACGGCGGCCCAGCGAGTCGAACGCGAGATAGATCACCGGCGTGGTGAACAGCGTCAGCAACTGGCTGACGATCAGGCCGCCGGCAATCGCGATACCGAGCGGGCGGCGCAGTTCCGAACCGGCGCCGGTGCCGAGCATCAGCGGCAGCGCGCCGAGCAGCGCGGCGAGCGTGGTCATCAGGATCGGCCGGAAACGCAGCAGGCACGCCTGGTAGATCGCCTCGCGCGGCGCCTTGCCTTCCTCGCGCTCCGCGTAGAGCGCGAAGTCGATCATCATGATCGCGTTCTTCTTCACGATACCGATCAGCAGCACGATGCCGATGATGCCGATGATGTCCAGGTCGTGCCCGGTGATCAGCAACGCCAGCAATGCGCCGACGCCGGCCGAGGGCAGGGTCGACAGAATCGTGATCGGGTGGATGAAGCTCTCGTACAGCACGCCGAGCACGATGTACATCGTGACGATCGCCGCGAGAATCAGGAACAGCTCGTTCGACAGCGACGCCTGGAACGCCAGCGCCGCACCCTGATAGCGCGTCTGGAACGACGCCGGCAGGCCGATGTCCTTCTCCGCCTGATCGATCGCCTTGACCGCCGCGCCCAGCGACGAACCCGGCGCGAGGTTGAACGACACCGTGGTGGCCGGGAACTGGCTCAGGTGCGTGACCAGCAGCGGCGCGGGCTTCTCGATGAAGCGCGCGATCGACGACAGCGGCACCTGCCCGCCGGACGAGGTGGAGGAGGGCAGGTAGATCGAATTCAGCGAGTCGGTGTAATGCTGCATCGACGGCTGCGCTTCGAGGATCACGCGGTACTGGTTCGACTGCGTGAAGATGGTCGAGATGATGCGCTGGCCGAACGCGTCGTACAGCGCGCTGTCGACGGTGGCCGGCGTGATGCCGTAGCGCGACGCGGTGGCGCGGTCGATCTCGATGTACACCGACTGGCCGTTGTCCTGCAGATCGGTCGCGACGTCGGCGAGTTCCGGCGACTGCTTGAGCCGGTCCACCAGCTTCGGCACCCACGTGGTGAATTCGCCGATATTCGGATCGGTCAGCATGAACTGGTACTGCGTCGGGCTGACGGTCGAATCGATCGTCAGATCCTGCACCGGCTGCATGTACAGCGACGCGCCCGGAATATGCGCGACGTCCTTCTGCAACTGGCGGATCACGTCGCTCGCGGTGTTGTCGCGGTCGTCGCGCGGCTTAAGGTTGATCAGCATGCGGCCGCTGTTCAGCGTGATGTTGCTGCCGTCCACGCCGATAAACGAGGTCAGGCTTTCCACGTCCGGGTTCTTCAGGATCTGCGCGGCGAGTTCCTGCTGACGCTCGGCCATCGACGCATACGACACCGACTGCGGCGCCTGCGTGATCGCCTGGATCACGCCGGTATCCTGCACCGGGAAGAAGCCCTTCGGAATGAACACGTACAGCAGGCCGGTCAGCACCAGGGTGAGCAGCGCGACGAACAGCGTGGAACGCTGCCGGTTCAGCACCCATGTCAGCGCGACCGCGTAACGGGCAATCACCCAGTCGATCGCGCGGTGCGCCTTCGCCTCGAAACGGTGGCTCTCGTGCGGCGGCGTGTGGCGCAGCAGCTTCGCGCACATCATCGGCACCAGCGTGAGCGAGACCACGGCCGAAATCACGATCGTCACCGCCAGCGTGATCGCGAATTCGTGGAACAGGCGGCCGACCACGTCGCCCATGAAGAGCAGCGGAATCAGCACGGCGATCAGCGAGACCGTCAGCGAAATGATCGTGAAGCCGATCTGCTTCGAGCCTTTCAGCGCGGCTTCGAGCGGCGCTTCGCCTTCCTCCACGTAGCGCGCGATGTTCTCGATCATCACGATCGCGTCGTCGACCACGAAGCCGGTCGCGATGGTCAGCGCCATCAGCGACAGGTTATCGAGCGAGAAGCCGCACAGATACATGACCGCGAGCGTGCCGATCAGCGACAGCGGCACCGACAGACTCGGGATGATGGTTGCGTAGACGTTGGCGAGGAACAGGTACATCACCAGCACGACCAGCACGACCGACATGGCCAGTTCGAACTGCACGTCGCGCACGGACGCGCGGATCGTGGTGGTGCGGTCGGTGACGATCTGCACCTCCAGCGCGGCGGGCAGCGACTGCTGCAACTGCGGCAGCAGCGCCTTGATGCTGTCCACCACCTGGATCACGTTCGCGCCCGGCTGGCGCTGCACGTTCAGGATGATGGCCGGCGTGCCGTCGACCCACGCGCCGAGCTTGGTGTTCTCCGCGCCCTGCACGATGGTGGCGACGTCCGTCAGCATCACCGCGCGGCCGTTCTTGTACGCGACCA
The sequence above is a segment of the Paraburkholderia sp. D15 genome. Coding sequences within it:
- a CDS encoding MdtB/MuxB family multidrug efflux RND transporter permease subunit; translated protein: MNPSRAFILRPVGTALLMAAIMLVGLVALRFLPLSALPEVDYPTIQVQTFYPGASPDVMTSSVTAPLERQFGQMPSLNQMSSQSSAGSSIITLQFSLDLPLDIAEQEVQAAINAAGNLLPSDLPAPPIYAKVNPADAPIITLAITSKTMPLTQVQDLADTRLAQKISQVAGVGLVSLSGGQRPAVRIQANPRALAAYGLNLDDLRTTISNLNVNTPKGNFDGPTRNYTINANDQLTDADAYKSAVVAYKNGRAVMLTDVATIVQGAENTKLGAWVDGTPAIILNVQRQPGANVIQVVDSIKALLPQLQQSLPAALEVQIVTDRTTTIRASVRDVQFELAMSVVLVVLVMYLFLANVYATIIPSLSVPLSLIGTLAVMYLCGFSLDNLSLMALTIATGFVVDDAIVMIENIARYVEEGEAPLEAALKGSKQIGFTIISLTVSLIAVLIPLLFMGDVVGRLFHEFAITLAVTIVISAVVSLTLVPMMCAKLLRHTPPHESHRFEAKAHRAIDWVIARYAVALTWVLNRQRSTLFVALLTLVLTGLLYVFIPKGFFPVQDTGVIQAITQAPQSVSYASMAERQQELAAQILKNPDVESLTSFIGVDGSNITLNSGRMLINLKPRDDRDNTASDVIRQLQKDVAHIPGASLYMQPVQDLTIDSTVSPTQYQFMLTDPNIGEFTTWVPKLVDRLKQSPELADVATDLQDNGQSVYIEIDRATASRYGITPATVDSALYDAFGQRIISTIFTQSNQYRVILEAQPSMQHYTDSLNSIYLPSSTSSGGQVPLSSIARFIEKPAPLLVTHLSQFPATTVSFNLAPGSSLGAAVKAIDQAEKDIGLPASFQTRYQGAALAFQASLSNELFLILAAIVTMYIVLGVLYESFIHPITILSTLPSAGVGALLALLITGHDLDIIGIIGIVLLIGIVKKNAIMMIDFALYAEREEGKAPREAIYQACLLRFRPILMTTLAALLGALPLMLGTGAGSELRRPLGIAIAGGLIVSQLLTLFTTPVIYLAFDSLGRRARARFNRGGPSHDATPPATDAGN
- a CDS encoding efflux RND transporter permease subunit is translated as MNLSRPFISRPVATTLLAIGIALAGVFAFTRLPVAPLPQVDFPTISVQASLPGASPDTVATSVASPLERHLGSIADVTEMTSMSSVGSTRITLQFGLNRDIDGAARDVQAAINAARADLPASLRSNPTYHKVNPADAPILILALTSKTLTAGQLYDSAATVLQQSLSQVDGVGEVDVSGSANPAVRVELEPNMLSHYGIGLEDVRAALAAANANSPKGSIEFGANRVQIYTNDQASKASQYKDLIIAYRNGSAVKLSDVAEVVDSVEDLRNLGLFNGKRSVLVILYRQPGANIIDTIDRVMAMLPQLHASLPADVDIAPAGDRSTTIRASLKDTEHTLLIAVALVTMVVFLFLRNWRATLIPSIAVPISIIGTFGAMYLLGFSIDNLSLMALTIATGFVVDDAIVVLENISRHIENGVPRMKAAFLGAREVGFTVLSISISLVAVFLPILLMGGIVGRLFREFALTLSLAIGVSLIVSLTLTPMMCSRLLREAHEKKEEGRVGRWLERNFARMQHGYERTLGWALLHPRLIVTILLLTIGLNVWLYIIVPKGFFPQQDTGRMIGGIQADQSTSFQAMKGKFAQMMEIVGKNPAVDSVAGFTGGRQTNSGFMFVTLKPKSERKLSADQVIQQLRAPLGDVAGARTFLQAVQDIRVGGRQSNAQYQFTLLADSTPDLYKWGPLLTEALQARPELADVNSDQQQGGLEAMVTIDRATASRLGIKPAQIDNTLYDAFGQRQVSTIYNPLNQYHVVMEVAPKYWQSPDMLKQIYVSTSGGSASGAQTTNAPAGTVTAAAAVSSTTSTSAATGGAGGTTASSVASIAADSARNQAINSIAASGKSSASSGAAVSTSKETMVPLSAIASFGPGNTPLSVNHQSQFVASTISFNLPPGVSLSTATQAIYDTMAQIGMPGTIHGSFQGTAQAFQQSMSDQPILILAALAAVYIVLGMLYESYIHPLTILSTLPSAGVGALLALLLFKTEFSIIALIGVILLIGIVKKNAIMMVDFAIEASRQGLSSRDAIYQACLLRFRPIMMTTFAALLGALPLAFGNGEGAELRAPLGIAIVGGLIVSQMLTLYTTPVVYLYMDRIRVRWEDRKARRAGTAAV